A single genomic interval of Oryza sativa Japonica Group chromosome 7, ASM3414082v1 harbors:
- the LOC4342287 gene encoding uncharacterized protein isoform X1 produces the protein MSEVVASAVVSEAVSRISTFFIDKHKWKLSEEDGMERLEIAHIRMEAALEISSRWPRVTDASLLRWRKKLKRTSDECSQIMDRCKRRAMEDDEMEQEVRQCAFPKRIAHATKSFISSFTGQKKVDSLITTSTIQRFERFANGAGEFLRFMEFGSIGRINYMPVDPLTGHLRAGKALQYENSHGNQYYLAARPMRFAERGQEAGVLLRYQNHERPEENFILGIMLRLAASTNVTAIVASCLELLPPNFKSVAEAAKQELTQLHQRGFYCFPFVDSTDPEYWSIHHAETHRARPNSACCDCEEHEHHGRSRSSDMVEPSGAFPEPVIKLAVQRYVSTSQRQKQSSSSSSSGFSGNSGPPLLQLTAVFAPHASPEQLLSGAESVTVVAIDGREEQPVHTNVGLHELEELLLPNAVNHLCHEAVDESSAHEVFWRSCHGVAYLCMENVVTEMAGCRPTHWPRSALVRQRRRRGGWWLVAAPQREGRKRGVRAPNHRLMRESYM, from the coding sequence ATGTCTGAAGTAGTTGCTTCTGCGGTAGTCAGCGAGGCTGTGAGCAGGATCTCCACCTTCTTCATCGACAAGCATAAATGGAAATTAAGCGAGGAAGATGGCATGGAGAGGCTGGAGATTGCACACATCAGAATGGAGGCAGCCCTCGAGATATCCAGCAGGTGGCCTCGGGTCACAGACGCCTCGCTCCTGCGTTGGAGGAAGAAGCTAAAGCGCACATCCGATGAGTGCAGCCAAATCATGGACAGATGCAAGCGCCGTGCCATGGAAGACGATGAGATGGAACAGGAGGTCAGGCAGTGCGCCTTCCCTAAACGGATCGCCCATGCCACAAAATCGTTCATATCATCTTTCACTGGCCAGAAGAAAGTTGATAGCCTGATCACCACTTCAACCATTCAGAGGTTTGAAAGGTTTGCCAATGGTGCCGGCGAGTTCCTGAGATTCATGGAGTTCGGCAGCATAGGCAGGATAAACTATATGCCTGTTGATCCTCTCACTGGGCACCTTCGTGCAGGCAAAGCTCTACAGTATGAAAATTCTCATGGAAATCAGTACTACCTAGCAGCACGGCCAATGCGTTTTGCAGAGCGAGGACAAGAAGCCGGGGTATTGCTTCGGTACCAAAACCATGAGAGGCCAGAGGAAAACTTCATTCTTGGAATTATGCTACGCTTGGCAGCAAGCACAAATGTGACTGCAATTGTAGCTAGTTGCTTGGAGTTGCTACCACCCAATTTCAAGTCTGTTGCTGAAGCTGCAAAGCAGGAGCTCACTCAGTTGCACCAGCGAGGCTTCTACTGCTTCCCGTTTGTGGATTCTACTGATCCAGAGTACTGGAGCATCCACCATGCTGAGACTCACCGTGCTCGACCAAACTCAGCATGCTGCGACTGCGAAGAACACGAGCACCATGGTCGAAGCAGAAGCAGTGACATGGTTGAGCCGTCAGGTGCATTCCCGGAGCCGGTGATCAAACTGGCCGTGCAGCGCTATGTCTCTACGAGCCAGAGACAGAAGCAATCATCGTCTTCATCGTCATCTGGTTTTTCTGGAAATTCGGGGCCACCTCTGCTTCAGCTGACGGCCGTCTTCGCGCCACACGCGTCACCAGAGCAGCTGCTGTCCGGGGCTGAGAGCGTCACGGTTGTGGCGATCGATGGGAGGGAGGAGCAACCCGTGCACACCAATGTTGGATTGCATGAGTTGGAGGAGTTGCTGCTGCCAAACGCCGTCAATCACCTGTGCCACGAGGCGGTGGATGAATCGTCGGCGCACGAGGTGTTCTGGAGGTCTTGCCATGGTGTTGCTTACCTCTGCATGGAGAATGTGGTAACAGAGATGGCAGGGTGCAGGCCGACTCATTGGCCGCGCTCAGCTCTGGTGCGGCAACGAAGACGGCGTGGTGGCTGGTGGCTTGTGGCGGCGCCCCAGCGGGAGGGCCGGAAGAGGGGAGTGCGAGCGCCCAACCATCGACTTATGAGAGAGAGCTACATGTAA
- the LOC107281522 gene encoding uncharacterized protein — MSEVVVSAVISEAVSRVSTFFINKHKRKLNEEDGMERLEMARIRMEAALEISSRWPPVTDASLLRWRKKLKRTSDECSQVMERCKRRAMEDDEMEQEVRQCAFPKRIAHATRSFLSSFTGQKKVDSLITTSTIQKFERLADGASEFLRFMEFGSIGRRINYMLVDPLTGHLLAGKALRYEISQGNQHYLAAWPMSFAERGLEAGVLLWYQNHERPEKNFIFGILLRLAASTNVTGIVARCLELLPPNFKPVAEAAKQELTQVHHRALYCFPFVDSTDPEYSRRTHHSETHHARPNSACCQGHNHHGRYPEPVIKLVVRRYISAWQKPSSSSSSSSSSGHGDRRTPLLQLTAVIGPHAWLEELPPRARSVAVEAIDGREEQAVHRNVGGGASAAQRHRSPVPP, encoded by the coding sequence ATGTCTGAAGTAGTTGTTTCCGCGGTAATCAGCGAGGCTGTGAGCAGGGTCTCCACCTTCTTCATCAACAAGCATAAACGGAAATTAAACGAGGAAGATGGCATGGAGAGGCTGGAGATGGCACGCATCAGAATGGAGGCAGCCCTGGAGATATCCAGCAGGTGGCCTCCGGTCACAGACGCCTCACTCCTGCGTTGGAGGAAGAAGCTGAAGCGCACATCTGATGAGTGCAGCCAAGTCATGGAAAGATGCAAGCGTCGTGCCATGGAAGATGATGAGATGGAGCAGGAGGTCAGGCAGTGCGCCTTCCCTAAACGGATCGCCCATGCCACAAGATCATTCTTATCATCTTTCACTGGACAGAAGAAAGTTGATAGCCTGATCACCACTTCAACCATTCAGAAGTTTGAAAGGCTCGCTGATGGTGCCAGCGAGTTCCTGAGATTCATGGAATTCGGTAGCATAGGCAGGAGGATCAACTACATGCTCGTTGATCCTCTTACCGGGCACCTTCTTGCAGGCAAAGCTCTACGGTATGAAATTTCTCAAGGAAATCAGCACTACCTAGCAGCATGGCCAATGAGTTTCGCAGAGCGAGGACTAGAAGCCGGGGTGTTGCTTTGGTACCAGAACCATGAGAGGCCGGAGAAGAACTTCATTTTCGGAATTCTACTACGTTTGGCAGCAAGCACGAACGTGACCGGGATTGTGGCCAGGTGCTTGGAGTTGTTACCACCCAATTTCAAGCCTGTTGCTGAAGCTGCAAAGCAGGAGCTCACTCAGGTGCACCATCGAGCCTTGTACTGCTTCCCCTTTGTTGATTCTACCGATCCAGAGTACTCGAGGAGGACCCACCATTCAGAGACTCACCATGCTCGCCCAAACTCCGCATGCTGCCAAGGACACAATCACCATGGTAGATACCCGGAGCCGGTGATCAAATTGGTCGTACGGCGGTATATCTCTGCATGGCAGAAGCCATCAtcgtcttcttcatcatcatcatcatctggtCATGGCGATAGGAGGACACCCCTGCTGCAGCTAACGGCCGTGATCGGGCCGCACGCTTGGCTGGAGGAGCTGCCGCCCAGAGCCCGGAGCGTTGCTGTCGAAGCAATCGACGGGAGGGAAGAGCAAGCCGTGCACAGGAATGTTGGTGGAGGAGCTTCTGCTGCCCAACGCCATCGATCGCCTGTGCCGCCATGA
- the LOC4342286 gene encoding uncharacterized protein, whose translation MRARPGDGGGLGFPSAAVAHQLKIRERLLKMEEVVGSAIVHETVNKIVSGFIDRCERKSSAQDNLERLEMAQIKLDFALETSNKWQITSGPLLRWQKKLKRATEECDDTIRMCRQRVQEEQEAEQVARNSFFPRRIAHATKSLISSIFHGNIDEPSRSVVRRFEWFADGANDFLRSVEYGGTPRHYLFFDPLIGHLLAGETLEYIVQGNRQLLFWIQPNNIAERGVQAMLLFVYSDGTASEGNFILGMLLQLSESTNIVGTIIKGLQLFTPHFKSTTENVRKQLTLLPTQDFSWVPQAHSNHWYNIHSIAIEWFRPNPLCCKHHGAKVRGSGNTDKIGLQNVSLEPIIEVSLKCEVSLRGFGECGTIVEGKPSIKEVPHLKVNIIYMPHGSSGDLFPTVESSVVEVINANEQHCLHTNIALQQMEQIMLPKAVDCFHQNAKARVYQMLWKSKHGGAYLEVVKATMNMTSTRRTIRGAKKAKLLRGMDQRTQRRTVVTCDFICDFLNLWAAHAPVQLQGSILDWIQKEKETELASPLLRLKF comes from the coding sequence ATCAGGGAGAGATTATTGAAGATGGAAGAGGTGGTCGGTTCTGCTATCGTTCACGAGACGGTTAACAAGATCGTATCCGGGTTTATTGATAGGTGTGAGCGAAAatcaagtgcacaggataacctGGAGAGGCTGGAGATGGCACAAATCAAGTTGGACTTCGCATTGGAGACATCCAATAAGTGGCAGATCACTAGTGGCCCATTGCTACGTTGGCAGAAGAAGCTGAAGCGTGCTACTGAAGAGTGCGATGACACAATACGCATGTGCAGGCAGCGTGTCCAGGAAGAACAAGAGGCCGAACAAGTAGCAAGGAATTCCTTCTTTCCTAGGCGAATTGCGCATGCCACCAAGTCACTGATATCATCCATCTTCCATGGCAATATAGACGAGCCGAGTAGATCAGTTGTTCGAAGATTTGAGTGGTTTGCAGATGGAGCTAATGACTTTCTGAGATCTGTGGAGTATGGAGGCACACCACGTCATTACTTGTTCTTCGACCCTCTTATTGGGCATCTTCTTGCAGGTGAAACTCTAGAGTACATAGTGCAGGGAAACAGGCAGCTTTTGTTTTGGATACAACCCAATAACATAGCGGAGAGGGGAGTACAAGCTATGTTGTTATTTGTTTACAGTGATGGCACTGCATCTGAGGGTAACTTTATTTTGGGTATGCTGCTACAACTTTCGGAGAGTACAAACATAGTTGGCACTATAATTAAGGGCTTGCAGTTGTTTACCCCTCATTTCAAGTCTACAACTGAAAATGTTAGAAAGCAACTTACTCTGCTACCTACACAAGACTTCTCCTGGGTGCCACAGGCTCATTCAAACCATTGGTACAACATTCATAGTATAGCTATTGAATGGTTTCGCCCAAACCCACTGTGTTGCAAGCATCATGGTGCGAAGGTACGTGGCAGTGGAAACACGGACAAGATAGGATTACAAAACGTTTCTCTAGAACCAATTATTGAAGTGAGTTTGAAGTGCGAAGTTTCACTGCGTGGGTTTGGAGAATGCGGAACGATCGTCGAGGGCAAACCTTCTATCAAAGAAGTTCCGCACCTGAAAGTTAACATTATCTATATGCCGCATGGCTCTTCAGGAGACCTATTCCCAACAGTCGAGAGTTCTGTGGTAGAGGTGATTAATGCTAATGAGCAACATTGCTTGCACACAAACATTGCCTTACAACAAATGGAACAGATCATGCTGCCAAAGGCTGTAGATTGTTTTCATCAGAATGCAAAAGCTAGAGTGTACCAGATGCTTTGGAAGTCTAAACATGGCGGTGCATATCTTGAGGTTGTGAAGGCAACCATGAACATGACGAGCACACGGAGAACCATTCGAGGAGCCAAGAAAGCAAAGCTGCTGCGTGGAATGGATCAGAGAACGCAGAGGCGCACAGTTGTGACCTGTGACTTCATCTGTGACTTCCTTAACCTCTGGGCTGCTCATGCGCCTGTCCAGCTGCAGGGCTCTATCCTTGATTGGAttcagaaagaaaaggaaacagaGTTAGCATCTCCACTATTGCGTCTGAAATTTTAG